In the Pseudolabrys taiwanensis genome, one interval contains:
- a CDS encoding DUF4180 domain-containing protein, which produces MADMVRDIQGVRVLICANDGPPLSQERDANAFMSAAWEQNAALVAIPTSRLTDDFFRLSTRLAGSVIQKFVNYQVRLAVVGDISAWVDASAAFRDFVYEANNGQAVWFVNDLAGLDRLLSLRKA; this is translated from the coding sequence ATGGCGGACATGGTTCGGGACATCCAGGGCGTGCGCGTGCTTATTTGCGCGAACGATGGCCCGCCTCTGTCGCAGGAACGCGACGCCAATGCATTCATGAGCGCGGCCTGGGAGCAGAATGCGGCCCTGGTGGCGATCCCGACGTCGCGGCTGACGGACGATTTCTTTCGTCTCAGCACCCGCCTCGCGGGCAGCGTGATCCAGAAGTTCGTCAACTACCAAGTCCGCTTGGCGGTTGTCGGCGATATCTCGGCGTGGGTCGATGCGAGCGCCGCGTTTCGCGATTTCGTCTATGAAGCAAACAACGGGCAGGCCGTCTGGTTCGTCAACGATCTCGCAGGGCTTGATCGCTTGCTTTCATTGCGGAAAGCCTAG
- a CDS encoding TetR/AcrR family transcriptional regulator: MMDGKPEGLRERKRKETLERIARTGLTLFIENGYDETTLEAIAAAAGISRRTFFYYFKSKEDVLLAHDRSNFMEVLRPAILAEPSDTRPIDVARKCLLAFASQYETKESIIVDRLLRSTEALRLRKEAHFVEFEHELAEIFYTKWPAAERRDSLRVAAMLVMGTLRLALDAWREKGGKRSLAGQIARSFDLLESLMSPVP; encoded by the coding sequence ATGATGGACGGGAAGCCCGAGGGCTTGCGCGAGCGCAAGCGCAAGGAGACCCTCGAGCGGATCGCTCGCACGGGGCTGACGCTCTTCATCGAGAACGGCTATGACGAGACGACGCTGGAGGCCATTGCCGCGGCAGCGGGAATTTCTCGCAGAACGTTCTTTTATTACTTCAAATCGAAAGAAGATGTGCTGCTGGCGCATGACCGCAGCAACTTCATGGAAGTCCTGCGGCCCGCCATCCTTGCCGAGCCATCGGACACAAGGCCTATCGACGTAGCACGCAAATGTCTGCTGGCCTTCGCCTCACAATACGAAACGAAAGAGTCAATTATAGTCGATCGGCTGCTTCGCTCGACCGAGGCCCTGCGATTGCGCAAGGAAGCTCATTTTGTTGAGTTCGAGCATGAGCTCGCGGAAATATTTTATACGAAATGGCCGGCGGCGGAGCGCCGTGACAGTCTTCGTGTCGCGGCGATGCTTGTGATGGGAACGCTACGCTTGGCGCTCGACGCTTGGCGCGAGAAGGGCGGCAAGAGGTCGCTGGCCGGCCAGATCGCCCGCAGCTTCGACCTCCTCGAAAGTCTTATGTCACCGGTTCCATAA
- a CDS encoding 3-hydroxyacyl-CoA dehydrogenase NAD-binding domain-containing protein, whose protein sequence is MSVEINKQGDVAVITINNPAVNALGHAVRAGIADQIAAANADAAVAAIVLTGAGRFFSAGADISEFGKASQEPILPAVCQAIEDSAKPVVAALPGPALGGGCELTLSCHARIALATAEVGLPEVKLGLIPGAGGTQRLPRLIGAKAAFAIMLDGEPLKAKKALDAGILDAVVESDVVAAAVAHARSLAGKPLRRTGALTIPAEQREAFEAAATAALKKDPESPNVPALVDCVRAAFDKPFAEAMAFEREQFVKLLKNERSIALRHVFFAERGAARVADAPKDTKARNVGKVAIIGAGTMGGGIAMSFVAAGVPVILIENDKEALERGVSRVAGNYDFSVSRGSMTEARKAELMGRIDGRVGLEAAADADLVIEAVFEEMTVKKDVFGKLDKIAKKGAILATNTSYLNVDDIAAATARPADVVGLHFFSPANVMKLLEIVRAKHTAPDVLVTAVALARKIGKMPVVVGNCHGFVGNRMLARRSQQVERLLTEGALPQQVDAALRTFGFRMGPCAMSDLAGLDISWRMRKATGQKAPVADALCEAGRFGQKAGRGYYLYQDGRTPTPDPEVEQLLAKVSAAQGVTRRAISEEEITQRLIYPMINEGTRILAEGIAARSADIDVVWVHGYNFPRWRGGPMHYADQVGLKHIAERLEAYSKATGDESLAPAPLLRELADKGGSFAKGTPGG, encoded by the coding sequence TTGAGCGTCGAGATCAATAAGCAGGGCGATGTCGCGGTCATCACCATCAACAATCCGGCGGTGAATGCGCTTGGGCATGCTGTCCGGGCCGGGATCGCCGATCAGATCGCCGCCGCCAACGCCGACGCCGCCGTTGCTGCCATCGTGCTGACCGGCGCCGGGCGCTTTTTCAGCGCGGGCGCGGACATCAGCGAGTTCGGTAAGGCCTCGCAGGAGCCGATCCTGCCGGCCGTATGCCAGGCGATCGAGGACTCGGCCAAGCCGGTTGTCGCGGCGCTTCCCGGTCCGGCGCTCGGCGGCGGCTGCGAGCTGACGCTGTCCTGCCATGCGCGCATCGCGCTGGCGACCGCCGAAGTCGGGCTGCCGGAGGTCAAGCTGGGGCTCATTCCCGGCGCCGGCGGCACGCAGCGCCTGCCGCGCCTGATCGGCGCCAAGGCCGCGTTCGCCATTATGCTCGACGGCGAGCCGCTCAAGGCCAAGAAAGCGCTCGACGCCGGCATCCTCGATGCCGTGGTCGAGAGCGATGTGGTTGCCGCCGCCGTCGCCCATGCGCGCAGCCTTGCCGGCAAGCCCCTGCGCCGCACGGGCGCCCTGACGATCCCGGCCGAGCAGCGCGAGGCCTTCGAAGCCGCGGCCACGGCCGCGCTCAAGAAGGATCCGGAATCGCCGAACGTGCCGGCGCTGGTCGATTGCGTGCGCGCGGCCTTCGACAAGCCGTTCGCCGAGGCGATGGCGTTCGAGCGCGAGCAATTCGTGAAGCTGCTCAAGAACGAGCGTTCGATCGCGCTGCGCCATGTGTTCTTCGCCGAGCGCGGCGCCGCGCGCGTTGCCGATGCGCCGAAGGACACCAAGGCGCGGAATGTCGGCAAGGTCGCGATCATCGGCGCGGGCACCATGGGTGGCGGCATCGCCATGTCCTTCGTCGCCGCCGGCGTGCCGGTGATCCTGATCGAGAACGATAAGGAAGCGCTGGAGCGCGGCGTGTCGCGCGTCGCCGGCAATTACGACTTCTCGGTCTCGCGCGGCAGCATGACCGAAGCACGCAAGGCCGAGCTCATGGGCCGCATCGATGGCCGAGTCGGTCTCGAGGCGGCCGCCGATGCCGACCTCGTCATCGAGGCCGTGTTCGAGGAGATGACGGTCAAGAAGGACGTGTTCGGCAAGCTCGACAAGATCGCCAAGAAGGGCGCGATCCTCGCCACCAACACGTCTTATCTGAATGTGGATGACATCGCCGCGGCGACGGCGCGCCCCGCCGATGTGGTCGGCCTGCACTTCTTCAGCCCGGCCAATGTGATGAAGCTCCTGGAGATCGTGCGCGCCAAGCACACCGCCCCGGACGTGCTGGTGACGGCGGTCGCGCTCGCGCGCAAGATCGGCAAGATGCCGGTGGTCGTCGGCAACTGCCACGGCTTCGTCGGCAACCGCATGCTGGCGCGCCGCTCGCAGCAGGTGGAGCGGCTGCTGACCGAAGGGGCGCTGCCGCAGCAGGTCGATGCCGCGCTCAGGACCTTCGGTTTCCGCATGGGGCCGTGCGCCATGAGCGATCTCGCCGGCCTCGACATCAGCTGGCGCATGCGCAAGGCCACGGGGCAGAAGGCGCCGGTCGCCGACGCTTTGTGCGAAGCCGGCCGCTTCGGGCAGAAGGCGGGCCGTGGCTATTACCTCTATCAGGATGGCCGCACGCCGACGCCGGATCCGGAAGTCGAGCAGTTGCTGGCGAAGGTGTCGGCGGCGCAGGGCGTCACGCGCCGCGCCATCAGCGAGGAAGAGATCACGCAGCGGCTGATCTATCCGATGATCAACGAAGGCACGCGCATCCTGGCCGAAGGCATCGCCGCGCGGTCGGCCGACATCGATGTCGTCTGGGTGCACGGCTACAATTTTCCGCGCTGGCGCGGCGGGCCGATGCACTATGCCGACCAGGTCGGCTTGAAGCACATCGCCGAGCGTCTCGAAGCCTACAGCAAGGCGACGGGCGACGAGAGCCTGGCGCCGGCGCCGTTGCTGCGTGAACTCGCGGACAAGGGCGGTTCTTTCGCCAAGGGAACGCCGGGCGGCTGA
- a CDS encoding MaoC family dehydratase yields MAQEIDLDEYSGRVGQEIGVSSWRTIDQSLIDTFADVTDDHQFIHVDPARAAQTPFGSTIAHGMLVLSLISTMSYEAVPTIRGAAMNINYGFDRVRFVSPVPVNSRLRGRFVLAELSHRGGGQISIRYDVTIEREGSEKPAAAVEWLTMLVMAAAKS; encoded by the coding sequence ATGGCACAGGAAATCGATCTGGACGAGTATAGCGGCCGCGTCGGTCAGGAAATCGGTGTGTCGTCATGGCGCACGATCGATCAGAGCCTCATCGACACGTTCGCCGACGTCACCGACGACCACCAGTTCATCCATGTCGACCCCGCGCGAGCGGCGCAGACGCCATTCGGCTCGACCATCGCCCACGGCATGCTCGTTCTGTCGCTGATCTCGACCATGTCCTACGAAGCCGTGCCGACGATCCGCGGCGCCGCCATGAACATCAATTACGGCTTCGATCGCGTCCGTTTCGTCTCGCCGGTGCCGGTCAATTCGCGCCTGCGCGGCCGTTTTGTGCTCGCGGAGTTGAGCCACCGCGGCGGTGGGCAGATCTCGATCCGCTATGACGTCACGATCGAGCGGGAAGGCTCGGAAAAGCCCGCGGCAGCCGTCGAGTGGCTGACCATGCTTGTGATGGCCGCGGCCAAGAGCTGA
- a CDS encoding amidohydrolase family protein translates to MIATSQAPASPSHDRNPKKPRFIPPPHACDSHFHVFGPQAIFPFAENRTSTPHDAPKAELFALHKLLGFERGVFVQSAFHGSDHAVVLDLIAAAPGRYRGVALLQPTTPQAEIERLDAGGICGVRFHFFSHLGKPMPYDDIRAIIAKVAPLGWHIAIHVGGEGVLEQYDFITSIDAPVVIDHIGRIDIAEGLDGKAFTALKRLLDRDNVWVKLSGTDRITKHQPYPYADAIAFPRALAQHAPERVVWGSDWPHPNHFAVPNDGELVDLIAEIAPDETTRHKMLVENPARLFGFE, encoded by the coding sequence ATGATCGCCACGTCCCAAGCTCCTGCCTCTCCGTCACACGACCGCAATCCGAAAAAGCCGCGATTCATCCCGCCGCCGCACGCCTGCGACTCGCATTTCCATGTGTTCGGGCCGCAGGCGATTTTTCCCTTTGCCGAGAACCGTACCTCCACGCCGCACGACGCGCCAAAGGCGGAGTTGTTCGCCCTGCATAAGCTGCTCGGCTTCGAACGCGGTGTCTTCGTGCAATCGGCATTCCATGGCAGCGACCATGCCGTGGTGCTCGACCTGATTGCCGCCGCGCCCGGGCGCTATCGCGGCGTCGCTCTTTTGCAACCCACGACGCCGCAGGCCGAGATCGAACGGCTCGACGCCGGCGGCATCTGCGGCGTCCGCTTCCATTTCTTCTCACACCTCGGCAAGCCGATGCCGTACGACGATATTCGGGCGATCATCGCCAAGGTGGCGCCGCTCGGCTGGCATATCGCCATTCATGTCGGCGGCGAGGGCGTGCTGGAGCAATACGACTTTATCACCTCGATCGACGCGCCGGTGGTGATCGACCACATCGGCCGCATCGACATAGCCGAAGGTCTGGATGGCAAGGCCTTCACCGCGCTCAAGCGCCTCCTCGACCGCGACAATGTGTGGGTCAAACTCTCCGGTACCGACCGCATCACCAAACATCAGCCTTATCCTTATGCGGACGCCATCGCGTTTCCGCGCGCGCTGGCGCAACACGCGCCCGAACGCGTGGTGTGGGGCTCGGACTGGCCGCATCCCAACCACTTCGCCGTGCCGAACGACGGCGAGCTGGTCGACCTCATCGCTGAGATCGCCCCGGACGAGACGACGCGGCACAAGATGCTGGTCGAGAACCCGGCTAGACTGTTCGGCTTCGAATAG
- a CDS encoding Bug family tripartite tricarboxylate transporter substrate binding protein: MRALKLLLIGLSMLAGPSLAAAQDFPNKPIRLIVPFPPGGPNDIIARTVGQKMSEILKQTVVIDNRGGQGGVLGTDFVAKAAPDGYTIAVSSAGALAISPSMEKVAYETLKDLAPVTLVATVPEMLVVAKNVPANNMAELVALAKSKPGKLNFASSGPGSLPHLAGELFKLTAGIQIAHVPYRGAAPAVNDLVGGQVEMVFLDLPVLLPQIKAGNLKPIAIGAPHRAPSAQDVPTTTEVGMPNLQTENWYGMVAPAKTPPQIIATLNKAAVQAMKDPDVIEKMKLQGAELVGDSPEHFRDFIDSETKKWAKVIKDAGVETSK, from the coding sequence ATGCGCGCCTTGAAACTGCTACTGATCGGATTGAGCATGCTGGCGGGGCCATCGCTTGCGGCCGCGCAGGACTTTCCCAACAAGCCGATCCGGCTGATCGTTCCCTTCCCGCCCGGCGGCCCGAACGACATCATCGCCCGCACCGTCGGCCAGAAGATGTCGGAAATTCTCAAACAGACCGTGGTCATCGACAACCGCGGCGGCCAGGGCGGCGTGCTCGGCACCGACTTCGTCGCCAAGGCGGCACCCGACGGCTACACCATCGCGGTCTCCAGCGCCGGTGCGCTGGCCATCTCGCCGAGCATGGAGAAGGTCGCCTACGAGACGCTCAAGGATCTCGCGCCCGTGACGCTCGTCGCCACCGTGCCGGAGATGCTGGTCGTCGCGAAGAACGTGCCGGCCAACAACATGGCGGAGCTGGTGGCGCTCGCGAAATCGAAACCCGGCAAACTCAATTTTGCCTCGTCGGGTCCGGGCAGCCTGCCGCACCTGGCAGGCGAGTTGTTCAAGCTGACCGCCGGCATTCAGATCGCGCACGTGCCCTATCGCGGCGCGGCGCCCGCCGTAAACGACCTCGTCGGCGGCCAGGTCGAGATGGTGTTCCTCGATCTGCCGGTGCTGCTGCCTCAGATCAAGGCCGGCAACCTCAAGCCGATCGCGATCGGCGCGCCCCACCGGGCCCCGAGCGCGCAAGACGTGCCGACGACGACCGAAGTCGGCATGCCGAACCTTCAGACCGAGAACTGGTACGGCATGGTCGCGCCGGCAAAGACGCCGCCGCAGATCATCGCCACGCTCAACAAAGCGGCGGTCCAGGCGATGAAGGATCCGGACGTCATCGAAAAGATGAAGCTGCAAGGCGCCGAGCTGGTCGGCGACAGCCCGGAACACTTCCGCGATTTCATCGACAGCGAAACCAAGAAGTGGGCGAAGGTCATCAAGGACGCGGGCGTCGAGACCAGCAAATAA
- a CDS encoding GNAT family N-acetyltransferase — translation MTPTAPPITVRPSRDDDVDAMLAIYRHHIARGVDPRYAHESEPMQPDDIKRRRKTMRKNRLPHVVADRGGVVVGYAYAVMFRRRPAYRFTVKHSIYVHPDHLHAGIGRMLLSAIVDACAAAGYRQMIGYIDAANEPSLRLHEAAGFQRVGYLPSVGYKFGHWTDVVMVQRSLGSGGASAPDVWPTAPAGDD, via the coding sequence ATGACGCCGACTGCGCCGCCGATCACCGTGCGTCCGTCACGGGACGACGATGTCGACGCGATGCTGGCGATCTATCGCCACCATATCGCGCGCGGCGTCGATCCGCGTTACGCGCATGAGAGCGAGCCGATGCAGCCGGACGATATCAAGCGCCGGCGCAAGACCATGCGCAAGAACCGCCTGCCGCATGTCGTGGCCGATCGCGGCGGCGTCGTGGTCGGCTACGCCTATGCGGTGATGTTCCGGCGCCGGCCGGCCTATCGCTTCACGGTGAAGCATTCGATCTACGTGCATCCCGACCACCTGCATGCCGGCATCGGCCGGATGCTGCTCAGCGCCATCGTCGATGCCTGCGCTGCTGCCGGATACCGGCAGATGATCGGCTATATCGATGCGGCGAACGAGCCGTCGCTCCGGCTGCATGAGGCTGCCGGCTTCCAGCGCGTCGGGTATCTGCCGTCGGTTGGCTACAAGTTCGGCCACTGGACCGACGTGGTCATGGTCCAGCGCTCGCTTGGGTCCGGCGGCGCGTCGGCGCCCGATGTCTGGCCGACCGCGCCGGCGGGCGATGATTAG
- a CDS encoding LysR family transcriptional regulator, with product MELRELRNFMRVARAGSVSRAATELRLAQPALSRQIKKLEHELGVPLFARHGRGVRLSTAGALLLERAEEITRLVHETGEEIRGNRAHDGGRITVGVPPAAGRLLIPPFVESFHQAWPRTTLHMREGVTSSLQEWLIEKRIDVAILHNPPHLEALNISPIVTERMFVIGPPPHLASKRKPPASYRIRDLGDLPLILPNMAHNNRRLVEHAALEHGVRLRIKIEADSVAFAKALVEKGLGYTILTYAAVQDELARKQLSAYPILRPTLSTQVTIVTLRDTTLPKLTQEASLLMHEVCRALVRDKVWAGAQLC from the coding sequence ATGGAATTGCGCGAGCTGCGAAACTTCATGCGCGTCGCGCGGGCCGGCAGCGTCAGCCGTGCCGCCACCGAGCTCCGCCTGGCACAGCCGGCGTTGAGCCGGCAGATCAAGAAACTCGAACACGAACTCGGCGTGCCGCTGTTCGCGCGCCACGGGCGCGGCGTACGCCTGTCCACGGCCGGCGCACTGCTGCTGGAGCGCGCCGAGGAAATCACGCGGCTGGTGCACGAGACCGGCGAGGAAATCCGCGGCAATCGCGCGCATGACGGCGGCCGCATCACCGTCGGCGTACCGCCGGCGGCCGGGCGACTCCTCATCCCGCCTTTCGTCGAGAGCTTCCACCAAGCCTGGCCGCGCACGACGCTGCACATGCGCGAGGGCGTCACGTCGTCGCTGCAGGAATGGCTGATCGAGAAGCGCATCGATGTGGCCATCCTGCACAATCCGCCGCATCTGGAAGCCTTGAATATCAGCCCGATCGTCACCGAACGCATGTTCGTCATCGGCCCGCCGCCGCACCTTGCCAGCAAGCGCAAGCCGCCGGCGAGCTACCGCATCCGCGATCTTGGCGATCTGCCGCTCATCCTGCCGAACATGGCGCACAACAACCGGCGCTTGGTTGAACACGCCGCGCTCGAGCACGGTGTGCGCCTGCGCATCAAGATCGAGGCGGACAGCGTCGCCTTCGCCAAAGCCCTGGTCGAGAAGGGCCTCGGCTACACCATCCTCACTTATGCGGCCGTGCAGGACGAACTGGCACGCAAGCAGCTCTCGGCCTATCCAATCCTGCGGCCAACCTTGTCCACGCAGGTGACCATCGTGACGCTGCGCGACACGACGCTGCCGAAGCTGACGCAGGAAGCAAGCCTGCTGATGCACGAAGTCTGCCGCGCTTTGGTGCGGGACAAAGTGTGGGCCGGCGCGCAGCTCTGCTGA
- a CDS encoding SDR family NAD(P)-dependent oxidoreductase, protein MSREKIWFVTGASRGFGRIWSEAALARGDKVVATARNVDDLADLVEAYGDNVLAQSLDVTDRSAVFNTVTAAHRHFGRIDVVISAAGYGYMGAIEELDIDAAKANFETNVFGTLSVIQAVLPILRQQAAGHILTVSSIGGILSFPTGGAYTATKFAVEALSEALAGEVAGLGIKVTIIEPGSFATGFGASVKFASGIDAYDGVRQAIRAGFKPSDQGDPAATAAAILKVVDAEQPPLRLVLGATTIPRFKDAYEQRIKTWKDWENISIAAHGAS, encoded by the coding sequence ATGTCGCGGGAAAAAATCTGGTTCGTGACAGGAGCGTCGCGTGGCTTTGGCCGCATATGGTCCGAGGCGGCGCTTGCCCGTGGCGACAAGGTCGTGGCCACAGCCCGGAATGTCGATGATCTTGCAGATCTGGTCGAAGCCTATGGCGACAATGTCCTGGCGCAGTCGCTCGACGTCACCGATCGTTCCGCCGTCTTCAACACCGTCACCGCGGCCCACCGACACTTCGGTCGGATCGATGTCGTGATCAGCGCTGCCGGTTATGGCTACATGGGGGCGATCGAGGAGCTCGACATCGATGCCGCAAAGGCAAACTTCGAGACAAACGTGTTTGGGACGCTGTCGGTCATTCAAGCCGTTTTGCCGATTCTCCGGCAACAGGCGGCCGGGCACATCCTGACGGTCTCGAGCATTGGTGGCATCCTCAGTTTCCCGACCGGGGGCGCCTACACCGCAACGAAGTTTGCCGTGGAGGCCCTTTCCGAAGCATTGGCGGGCGAGGTGGCAGGTCTCGGAATCAAGGTCACGATCATCGAGCCGGGAAGTTTTGCGACAGGCTTTGGGGCCTCAGTGAAATTTGCGTCCGGCATCGATGCCTATGATGGCGTCCGTCAGGCTATCCGCGCTGGGTTCAAACCCTCCGACCAGGGCGATCCGGCCGCAACCGCCGCCGCGATTCTGAAGGTCGTCGACGCCGAGCAGCCACCGCTTCGTCTTGTTCTCGGGGCCACCACGATTCCGCGGTTCAAGGATGCGTACGAACAGCGCATCAAGACCTGGAAGGACTGGGAAAATATCTCGATCGCCGCACATGGTGCGAGCTAG
- a CDS encoding SDR family NAD(P)-dependent oxidoreductase, which translates to MVGRLDGKIALITGAGCVGPGWGNGRAAAVIFAQEGAKVFAVDKNPDSMLETVALAGTAADITTYACDVLDDAQVAKMVGACREKYGRVDILVNNVGGSAPGGAAELAEEAWDRQIDFNLKSVYLACHRVIPVMVAQGGGAIVNTSSTSGLRFTGSPQVGYAAAKAGIIHFSRVTAVQYASKGIRVNTVVPGQMHTPMVEARLAGQRTGGDVDTLLKTRVSRIPLGFMGDGRDTAYAALFLASDEARFVTGTEIVVDGGMTARCD; encoded by the coding sequence ATGGTTGGTCGCCTCGACGGCAAAATCGCGCTCATCACCGGGGCCGGCTGTGTCGGCCCCGGCTGGGGCAACGGGCGCGCGGCCGCCGTCATCTTTGCGCAGGAAGGCGCCAAGGTGTTCGCGGTCGACAAGAATCCGGACTCGATGCTTGAGACCGTGGCCCTCGCCGGCACCGCCGCCGACATCACGACATATGCCTGCGACGTTCTCGACGATGCCCAGGTGGCCAAGATGGTCGGTGCCTGCCGCGAGAAATACGGCCGCGTCGATATTCTCGTGAACAATGTCGGTGGCTCTGCGCCCGGCGGCGCCGCCGAACTCGCCGAAGAAGCGTGGGACCGGCAGATCGATTTCAATCTCAAGAGCGTCTATCTCGCCTGCCATCGCGTGATCCCCGTGATGGTCGCGCAAGGCGGCGGCGCCATCGTGAACACCTCGTCGACCTCGGGCCTGCGTTTCACTGGCTCGCCGCAGGTCGGCTACGCCGCCGCCAAGGCCGGCATCATCCATTTTTCGCGCGTCACCGCCGTACAGTATGCAAGCAAGGGCATCCGCGTGAACACGGTCGTACCCGGGCAGATGCACACGCCGATGGTAGAAGCGCGGCTCGCGGGCCAGCGCACCGGCGGCGACGTCGATACGCTCTTGAAAACGCGCGTATCGCGCATCCCGCTCGGCTTCATGGGCGACGGCCGCGACACCGCTTACGCCGCCTTGTTCCTCGCCTCGGACGAGGCGCGCTTCGTCACCGGCACCGAGATCGTGGTCGATGGCGGCATGACCGCGCGCTGCGACTAA